The sequence below is a genomic window from Anaerocolumna chitinilytica.
AGATGGCTCTGTCAGCTATCCGGAGGGAAAGGATGCTTCCACTGTACCTTATACCGCCCAGCTTAGCTGCGGTATCGTAGGAAATCAATTTATTCAGTATTATATGAAAGGAGTAGACCCGGAATCTCTTAAATGGGAAATGGAGCAGAATCAGAAAGCTCAGACCTCTCCTGCCATGGGCTTTACCTTCGATTCTGCTAATGTAAAGGTGGAATATACCTCTGTTGTTAATGTTATCAACCAGTATCTTCCGGCTCTCTCCTGCGGCAGTGTTGACCCGGCAACAGAACTGCCAAAATTCACTGAAAGACTGAAAGAAGCAGGGCTTGATAAGATTATAAAAGAAAAACAAAAACAGCTGGACGCATGGTTTGCAACTGCTGAAAAATAAGGAGTGTAGAAAATATGAACGCAAAGAAAAGTAAGGCAAAGAGAGGATATGCAAAATCCGCGCCTCTGCTGTTAATAGCCCTTCCAGGCATAGTGTATCTGCTTATAAATAACTACATCCCCATGTTTGGTATTTTCCTTGCGTTTAAGCAGTTTGACTATGTAAAAGGAGTTTTTGGAAGTGATTGGGTAGGTTTTGATAATTTTAAATTCCTTTTTCATACCAGGGATGCACTGATTATGACCCGGAATACCCTGCTGTATAATCTGGCATTTATCCTTATCGGTACGGTAATGGCAATTTTTGTTGCGATTTTACTATATGAACTGGGGGTAAAGGCAAGAGTAAAGCTGTTTCAGTCCGCCCTTCTTCTTCCCAATCTGATGTCCTGGGTAATTATTGCCTTTATCGGATTTTCTTTCTTAAACTCCGACAGCGGCTTTATCAACAATACGATTATCCCATTATTGGGAGGGAAAGAGATTGCCTGGTACTCGGAAGGAAAGTATTGGCCTTTTATTCTTGTATTTGTTTACCTATGGAAGTATACAGGCTATGCTTCTATCATATATATGGCAAGCATTGCCGGTATCGACAAAGGTATTTTTGAGGCGGCGAAGCTGGACGGAGCGGGAAAACTGAAACAAATCCTCTATATCACGGTTCCTATGCTAAAGCCGACGGTAATTATTATGACGCTGATGTCGGTTGGAAGGATATTCTATTCCGATTTTGGATTATTCTATCAGATGCCTATGAATTCAGGTGCTTTGTATGATGTTACCCAGACCATTGATACTTATGTATACAGAGGGCTGATGAAGCTGAATGACATCGGTATGTCGGCTGCGGCAGGGCTATTCCAGTCTACGGTAGGATTCCTTTTAGTAATCACCGCCAATGGGATAGTTCGTAAGACAGATGAAGAAAATGCATTATTTTAGGAGGAGGCTGTCATGAAAAATAAAAAAATAACCAGTGAAAAAAAATTCGAGATAGTTTCAACAATTGTACTGACAGTCCTTACATTGATTGCATTACTGCCGATTGCTCTTATTGTGATTGCCTCCTTTACCGACGAACAGGCACTTTTGACTAATGGGTATTCTTATCTTCCCAAGAAACTGAGTCTGGATGCTTATTACTATATGGTACAAAAGGGGGTTATGATATCCAGAGCCTACGGGATATCGGGTATTGTAACCATAGGCGGGACGGTACTCAGTGTTATTATTACTGCCATGATAGCCTATCCTATGTCCAGGAAGAACTTTAAGTACCGGAACCATTTGGCTTTCTTTGTATTCTTTACCATGCTATTTAACGGCGGAATTGTTTCCTCCTATATGCTCTGGTCCAGATTCTTTCACATTAAGAATACGGTATGGGCGCTGATGCTTCCTAATTATCTGGTTACAGCTTTTAATATCTTTCTGGTAAGAAATTATTATGCCAACAGTGTGCCGGATTCTCTTATTGAATCTGCTCAGATAGATGGTGCCAGGGAATTGACCATATTTCGTAAGATTATGTTTCCCCTTGCCGTTCCGACGGTAGCTACCATAAGCCTTTTTACAGGCTTGTTATATTGGAATGACTGGATAAACGGCTTGTATTACATAACGAATCCGAAGATGTATGGTATTCAAAACCTGCTAATCCGTATAATGGATAACATCCAGTTCTTAAAGTCCGGTTCGGCCTCCAATCTATTGGGGACCGCCTCGGTGGACCTGCCGGGAACAGCGGTTCGTATGGCTATGGCGGTTATCGGAATACTGCCGATTGTAATAATCTATCCTTTTGTACAGAAATATTTTATAAAAGGTGTGGTGGTAGGTGCCGTTAAGGGTTAATATAGAGATGGGAGGCTGTTGCAAAGGTAAGCCTTGGGCTGACTTGTCTTATTCAAGGCTTGTCCGGCAGCCGTAAGTTTGCGGGCTGATATAGGCACAGAGTTTTATTATGCAACAGCCGCTGCTATATTGAAGGAGGAGAGATTATGTCACTTGCGGAAATTACATTTATGTCCGGTTGTTTAAAGAGAATGGTAACTTTTAAGGCACTAATACCAAATGAAAGGGGCTTTCTGCCCGGTGAAGAAAGAAGCTTTTCAACGGAAAAGCATAGGACACTTTATCTTTTGCATGGCTATTCCGGTGATTGCAGTGATTATCTGATGAATACCAATATTTCTTTTCTTTCTGCTGTCAATAATCTGGCAGTGATATTCCCAAGCGGAGAGAATTCTTTTTATCTGGAGGATGCGGATAAAGGAGAAGATTACAGCAGATTCATAGGAGAAGAGCTTATCAACTATACCAGAAGCCTGTTCCACCTCTCTGATAGCAAAGAGGATACCTACATTGGAGGATATTCCATGGGAGGTTATGGAGCTATGATCAACGGTCTTCGGTACGCGGATACCTTTTCACGGATTATCAGCCTGTCCGGTGCCTATATAGAATTAGGCATAGCCGATGAAATCAAATTTCTTCCTGATGGTATCTCCGATGAAAAATATCAGAACAGAATCTTCGGAGCTCCGGATAAACTAAGAAAATCTGATAAGGACCCAAGATACTGTATTGAAGCATTGGAAGAAAAGAAAAAAGAAATGCCGGAGATTTATCTGGTGTGCGGAGAACAGGACTTCCTGATAGAACCAAACCGTAAACTACATCAATTTCTGGCTGAGAAAGAAATTCCCCATTACTATGAAGAAGGGGAAGGAGTTCACAACTGGGCTTACTGGAATAAACACCTGGAGGCTTCCGTTGCGTGGCTCTTGGACCAAAAAGGCATTTAAAGGAACATTAGAATAAAAAATGATAAATAAGCGAGGTTAAGTTCATGACAGTAAAGGAAGTAACCGACAG
It includes:
- a CDS encoding ABC transporter permease, with the protein product MNAKKSKAKRGYAKSAPLLLIALPGIVYLLINNYIPMFGIFLAFKQFDYVKGVFGSDWVGFDNFKFLFHTRDALIMTRNTLLYNLAFILIGTVMAIFVAILLYELGVKARVKLFQSALLLPNLMSWVIIAFIGFSFLNSDSGFINNTIIPLLGGKEIAWYSEGKYWPFILVFVYLWKYTGYASIIYMASIAGIDKGIFEAAKLDGAGKLKQILYITVPMLKPTVIIMTLMSVGRIFYSDFGLFYQMPMNSGALYDVTQTIDTYVYRGLMKLNDIGMSAAAGLFQSTVGFLLVITANGIVRKTDEENALF
- a CDS encoding carbohydrate ABC transporter permease, producing the protein MKNKKITSEKKFEIVSTIVLTVLTLIALLPIALIVIASFTDEQALLTNGYSYLPKKLSLDAYYYMVQKGVMISRAYGISGIVTIGGTVLSVIITAMIAYPMSRKNFKYRNHLAFFVFFTMLFNGGIVSSYMLWSRFFHIKNTVWALMLPNYLVTAFNIFLVRNYYANSVPDSLIESAQIDGARELTIFRKIMFPLAVPTVATISLFTGLLYWNDWINGLYYITNPKMYGIQNLLIRIMDNIQFLKSGSASNLLGTASVDLPGTAVRMAMAVIGILPIVIIYPFVQKYFIKGVVVGAVKG
- a CDS encoding alpha/beta hydrolase, coding for MSLAEITFMSGCLKRMVTFKALIPNERGFLPGEERSFSTEKHRTLYLLHGYSGDCSDYLMNTNISFLSAVNNLAVIFPSGENSFYLEDADKGEDYSRFIGEELINYTRSLFHLSDSKEDTYIGGYSMGGYGAMINGLRYADTFSRIISLSGAYIELGIADEIKFLPDGISDEKYQNRIFGAPDKLRKSDKDPRYCIEALEEKKKEMPEIYLVCGEQDFLIEPNRKLHQFLAEKEIPHYYEEGEGVHNWAYWNKHLEASVAWLLDQKGI